One Bos indicus isolate NIAB-ARS_2022 breed Sahiwal x Tharparkar chromosome 22, NIAB-ARS_B.indTharparkar_mat_pri_1.0, whole genome shotgun sequence DNA window includes the following coding sequences:
- the WNT5A gene encoding protein Wnt-5a isoform X1, producing the protein MKKSIGILSPGVAWGTAGRAMSSKFFLMALAIFLSFAQVVIEANSWWSLGMNNPVQMSEVYIIGAQPLCSQLAGLSQGQKKLCHLYQDHMQYIGEGAKTGIKECQYQFRHRRWNCSTVDNTSVFGRVMQIGSRETAFTYAVSAAGVVNAMSRACREGELSTCGCSRAARPKDLPRDWLWGGCGDNIDYGYRFAKEFVDARERERIHAKGSYESARILMNLHNNEAGRRTVYSLADVACKCHGVSGSCSLKTCWLQLADFRKVGDALKEKYDSAAAMRLNSRGKLVQVNSRFNSPTTQDLVYIDPSPDYCVRNESTGSLGTQGRLCNKTSEGMDGCELMCCGRGYDQFKTVQTERCHCKFHWCCYVKCKKCTEIVDQFVCK; encoded by the exons AAGTCGATTGGAATATTAAGCCCAGGAGTTGCTTGGGGGACGGCTGGAAGGGCAATGTCTTCCAAGTTCTTCCTAATGGCTTTGGCCATATTTCTCTCCTTCGCCCAGGTTGTAATAGAAGCTAATTCTTGGTG GTCGCTAGGTATGAATAACCCTGTTCAGATGTCAGAAGTATATATCATAGGAGCGCAGCCTCTCTGCAGCCAACTGGCAGGACtttcccaaggacagaagaaacTCTGCCACTTGTATCAGGACCACATGCAGTACATTGGAGAGGGCGCCAAGACGGGCATCAAGGAGTGCCAGTATCAGTTCCGGCACCGGAGGTGGAACTGCAGCACCGTTGATAACACCTCTGTCTTCGGCAGGGTCATGCAGATCG GCAGCCGCGAGACGGCCTTCACGTACGCGGTGAGCGCCGCGGGGGTGGTCAACGCCATGAGCCGCGCCTGCCGCGAGGGCGAGCTGTCCACCTGCGGCTGCAGCCGCGCCGCGCGCCCCAAGGACCTGCCgcgggactggctgtggggaggCTGCGGCGACAACATCGACTACGGCTACCGCTTCGCCAAGGAGTTCGTGGACGCCCGCGAGCGGGAGCGCATCCACGCCAAGGGCTCGTACGAGAGCGCGCGCATCCTGATGAACCTGCACAACAACGAGGCCGGCCGCCGG ACGGTGTACAGCCTGGCCGATGTGGCCTGCAAGTGTCACGGGGTGTCAGGCTCGTGCAGCCTCAAGACGTGCTGGCTGCAGCTGGCCGACTTCCGCAAGGTGGGTGATGCCCTGAAGGAGAAGTACGACAGCGCGGCGGCCATGCGGCTCAACAGCCGGGGCAAGCTGGTGCAGGTCAACAGCCGCTTCAACTCGCCCACCACCCAGGACCTGGTCTACATCGACCCCAGCCCCGACTACTGCGTGCGCAACGAGAGCACCGGCTCGCTGGGCACGCAGGGCCGCCTGTGCAACAAGACGTCCGAGGGCATGGACGGCTGCGAGCTCATGTGCTGCGGCCGCGGCTACGACCAGTTCAAGACGGTGCAGACCGAGCGCTGCCACTGCAAGTTCCACTGGTGCTGCTACGTCAAGTGCAAGAAGTGCACGGAGATCGTGGACCAGTTCGTCTGCAAGTAG
- the WNT5A gene encoding protein Wnt-5a isoform X2, with the protein MSSKFFLMALAIFLSFAQVVIEANSWWSLGMNNPVQMSEVYIIGAQPLCSQLAGLSQGQKKLCHLYQDHMQYIGEGAKTGIKECQYQFRHRRWNCSTVDNTSVFGRVMQIGSRETAFTYAVSAAGVVNAMSRACREGELSTCGCSRAARPKDLPRDWLWGGCGDNIDYGYRFAKEFVDARERERIHAKGSYESARILMNLHNNEAGRRTVYSLADVACKCHGVSGSCSLKTCWLQLADFRKVGDALKEKYDSAAAMRLNSRGKLVQVNSRFNSPTTQDLVYIDPSPDYCVRNESTGSLGTQGRLCNKTSEGMDGCELMCCGRGYDQFKTVQTERCHCKFHWCCYVKCKKCTEIVDQFVCK; encoded by the exons ATGTCTTCCAAGTTCTTCCTAATGGCTTTGGCCATATTTCTCTCCTTCGCCCAGGTTGTAATAGAAGCTAATTCTTGGTG GTCGCTAGGTATGAATAACCCTGTTCAGATGTCAGAAGTATATATCATAGGAGCGCAGCCTCTCTGCAGCCAACTGGCAGGACtttcccaaggacagaagaaacTCTGCCACTTGTATCAGGACCACATGCAGTACATTGGAGAGGGCGCCAAGACGGGCATCAAGGAGTGCCAGTATCAGTTCCGGCACCGGAGGTGGAACTGCAGCACCGTTGATAACACCTCTGTCTTCGGCAGGGTCATGCAGATCG GCAGCCGCGAGACGGCCTTCACGTACGCGGTGAGCGCCGCGGGGGTGGTCAACGCCATGAGCCGCGCCTGCCGCGAGGGCGAGCTGTCCACCTGCGGCTGCAGCCGCGCCGCGCGCCCCAAGGACCTGCCgcgggactggctgtggggaggCTGCGGCGACAACATCGACTACGGCTACCGCTTCGCCAAGGAGTTCGTGGACGCCCGCGAGCGGGAGCGCATCCACGCCAAGGGCTCGTACGAGAGCGCGCGCATCCTGATGAACCTGCACAACAACGAGGCCGGCCGCCGG ACGGTGTACAGCCTGGCCGATGTGGCCTGCAAGTGTCACGGGGTGTCAGGCTCGTGCAGCCTCAAGACGTGCTGGCTGCAGCTGGCCGACTTCCGCAAGGTGGGTGATGCCCTGAAGGAGAAGTACGACAGCGCGGCGGCCATGCGGCTCAACAGCCGGGGCAAGCTGGTGCAGGTCAACAGCCGCTTCAACTCGCCCACCACCCAGGACCTGGTCTACATCGACCCCAGCCCCGACTACTGCGTGCGCAACGAGAGCACCGGCTCGCTGGGCACGCAGGGCCGCCTGTGCAACAAGACGTCCGAGGGCATGGACGGCTGCGAGCTCATGTGCTGCGGCCGCGGCTACGACCAGTTCAAGACGGTGCAGACCGAGCGCTGCCACTGCAAGTTCCACTGGTGCTGCTACGTCAAGTGCAAGAAGTGCACGGAGATCGTGGACCAGTTCGTCTGCAAGTAG